The following coding sequences are from one Phenylobacterium glaciei window:
- a CDS encoding ribonucleotide-diphosphate reductase subunit beta — MTASKIALPGLLTPSYAYKPFRYPWAYEFWKKQQQVHWMPEEVPLGEDCKDWATKLNDRERNLLTQIFRFFTQSDVEVNDNYMERYARVFKPTEVKMMMSAFSNMETIHIAAYALLLETIGMPDSEFTAFLDYQEMRDKHDYMQKFGVDTNADIARTLAMFGGFTEGLQLFASFAMLMNFPRHNKMKGMGQIVSWSVRDESLHCEGIIKLYHAFNAETGVVTKSVADDIIDCCKTVVGLEDKFIDLAFSAGEVQGMTPEDIKAYIRFIADWRLRQLHLPEVFGGVKENPLPWLQSMLSGVEHANFFEARSTEYSKAATKGQWHGDAGVWAEFDRSLARRGENVPAE; from the coding sequence GTGACCGCCTCTAAAATTGCTCTGCCGGGCCTGCTCACCCCCTCCTACGCCTACAAGCCCTTCCGCTATCCGTGGGCCTATGAGTTCTGGAAGAAGCAGCAGCAGGTCCACTGGATGCCCGAGGAAGTTCCGCTCGGCGAGGACTGCAAGGACTGGGCGACCAAGCTCAACGACCGCGAGCGCAACCTGCTCACCCAGATCTTCCGCTTCTTCACCCAGTCGGACGTCGAGGTGAACGACAACTACATGGAGCGCTACGCCCGCGTCTTCAAACCGACCGAAGTGAAGATGATGATGTCGGCCTTCTCCAACATGGAGACGATCCACATCGCGGCCTATGCCCTGCTGCTCGAAACCATCGGCATGCCCGACAGTGAGTTCACCGCCTTCCTGGATTACCAGGAGATGCGCGACAAGCACGACTACATGCAGAAGTTCGGCGTCGACACCAACGCCGACATCGCCCGGACGCTGGCCATGTTCGGCGGCTTCACCGAGGGCCTGCAGCTGTTCGCCAGCTTCGCCATGCTGATGAACTTCCCGCGCCACAACAAGATGAAGGGCATGGGCCAGATCGTCTCCTGGTCGGTGCGCGACGAGAGCCTGCACTGCGAGGGCATCATCAAGCTCTACCACGCCTTCAACGCCGAGACCGGCGTGGTCACCAAGAGCGTGGCCGACGACATCATCGATTGCTGCAAGACGGTGGTGGGCCTGGAGGACAAGTTCATCGACCTGGCCTTCAGCGCCGGCGAGGTCCAGGGCATGACGCCGGAAGACATCAAGGCCTATATCCGCTTCATCGCCGACTGGCGCCTGCGCCAGCTGCACCTGCCGGAGGTGTTCGGCGGCGTGAAGGAAAACCCGCTGCCCTGGCTGCAGTCGATGCTGTCGGGGGTCGAGCACGCCAACTTCTTCGAGGCCCGCTCCACCGAATATTCCAAGGCCGCCACCAAGGGACAATGGCACGGCGACGCCGGGGTCTGGGCGGAGTTCGACCGCAGCCTGGCCCGCCGCGGCGAGAACGTCCCGGCCGAATAG
- a CDS encoding lipid A-modifier LpxR family protein has translation MRSMAGLATVFGICGGMCATSAFAQTTSLTLDSGAAQLMNAAFDPKAYAPRGDVDDPIANLLDRETYTAAGPVAWNNSKITLGDNGVAVDSLRLSVGGTLRTPGGLPINVDRAEFQNQAYEIAVTRDWPDAVSFATARYDVSLSPHAGLGMSSTGGSAEAGAMLTLGQKASDGLKSRLGAMGVRDGAAFGNEGRWYLFAAASGRAVGLNMQRNNGDWNGAGWSTDPSSALIGDAQLGVGWRKGAMQTSFGYIHREVKGQHMVWGQDTKDDSMVAFSLSIKPRH, from the coding sequence ATGAGGTCGATGGCTGGGCTGGCCACCGTCTTCGGGATTTGCGGCGGGATGTGCGCGACGAGCGCCTTCGCGCAGACGACGTCTCTCACCCTGGATTCCGGCGCCGCGCAACTGATGAACGCGGCCTTCGATCCCAAGGCCTATGCGCCGCGCGGCGACGTCGACGACCCCATCGCCAACCTGCTGGACCGCGAGACCTATACGGCCGCCGGACCGGTGGCCTGGAACAACAGCAAGATCACCCTTGGCGACAACGGCGTGGCGGTCGATTCGCTGCGGTTATCGGTGGGGGGAACCCTGCGCACGCCGGGCGGCCTGCCGATCAATGTCGACCGCGCGGAATTCCAGAACCAGGCCTATGAGATCGCCGTCACCCGCGACTGGCCCGACGCGGTCAGCTTCGCCACCGCCCGCTACGACGTCTCGCTCTCGCCCCACGCCGGGTTGGGAATGTCCAGCACCGGCGGCTCGGCCGAGGCCGGCGCCATGCTCACCCTGGGCCAGAAGGCCTCGGACGGCCTGAAATCCCGCCTGGGCGCCATGGGCGTCCGCGATGGGGCGGCCTTCGGCAATGAGGGCCGCTGGTATCTGTTCGCCGCGGCCAGCGGTCGCGCGGTGGGCCTCAACATGCAGCGCAACAACGGCGACTGGAACGGCGCGGGCTGGTCCACCGACCCCTCCAGCGCCCTCATCGGCGACGCCCAGCTCGGCGTCGGCTGGCGCAAGGGGGCCATGCAGACCTCCTTCGGCTACATCCACCGCGAGGTGAAGGGCCAGCACATGGTCTGGGGCCAGGACACCAAGGACGACTCGATGGTCGCCTTCTCGCTGTCCATCAAACCCCGGCACTAA
- a CDS encoding DUF2188 domain-containing protein: MSKVVYEIVEHDGGWAYRSDGVYSETFPSHDAARAAAIRVAREQKVPGTDAAISFETSDGKWHEELVDGHDRPITEVKG; this comes from the coding sequence ATGAGCAAGGTAGTCTATGAGATCGTCGAACATGACGGCGGCTGGGCCTATCGGTCTGACGGCGTCTATTCGGAGACCTTCCCCAGCCACGACGCCGCCCGCGCCGCCGCCATTCGCGTCGCCCGCGAGCAGAAGGTCCCCGGGACCGACGCGGCCATCTCCTTCGAGACCTCGGACGGCAAGTGGCACGAGGAACTGGTGGACGGCCATGACCGCCCGATCACCGAGGTGAAGGGCTAG
- a CDS encoding class I SAM-dependent methyltransferase, translating into MADETHDPQTLAFYDRDAVAYAGRRLPEISPRLTAFLAALPAGAHILDLGCGGGQDSQVMLAQGFEVTPIDGSAGLARIASDRLGRPVRVQLFEDLEDEAVFDGIWANASLLHVPTVGLPRALSRVRRALKPGGLFHATYKAGDGGGRDSLGRYFNFPSEAELRTAYDEAGPWAGLEILQGPGHSYEQEERTWLQVTVVRPA; encoded by the coding sequence ATGGCTGACGAAACCCACGATCCGCAGACCCTCGCCTTTTACGACCGGGACGCGGTGGCCTATGCCGGGCGGCGGCTCCCCGAGATCTCCCCGCGGCTCACCGCCTTCCTGGCCGCCCTGCCGGCCGGCGCCCACATTCTCGACCTCGGTTGCGGTGGTGGGCAGGACAGCCAGGTGATGCTGGCCCAGGGGTTCGAGGTGACGCCCATCGATGGGTCCGCCGGCCTGGCGCGGATCGCCAGCGACAGGCTCGGGCGGCCGGTCCGGGTCCAGCTGTTCGAGGATCTGGAGGACGAGGCGGTGTTCGACGGCATCTGGGCGAACGCCTCCCTGCTGCACGTCCCGACGGTGGGCCTGCCGCGGGCGCTCTCCCGCGTGCGCCGCGCCCTGAAGCCCGGCGGCCTCTTCCATGCGACCTACAAGGCCGGCGACGGGGGCGGCCGCGATTCGCTCGGGCGCTATTTCAACTTCCCGTCGGAGGCGGAGCTGAGGACCGCCTACGACGAGGCGGGCCCCTGGGCGGGCCTGGAAATACTCCAAGGCCCCGGCCACAGCTACGAGCAGGAAGAGCGGACCTGGCTTCAGGTCACGGTGGTCAGGCCCGCCTGA